From Parafrankia irregularis, the proteins below share one genomic window:
- a CDS encoding CBS domain-containing protein, with the protein MRVSDGMSVLVLVIGPNHTLRQAARLMAARHVGAAVVLDSESQGFGILTERDVLRSVALGQDPDVELVGDHVTRDVVVAGPDWSLDEAAAAMLRGGFRHLIVTSGAEVEGVLSMRDVVRCWSRQRVAA; encoded by the coding sequence ATGCGAGTTTCGGACGGAATGAGTGTTCTGGTCCTCGTGATCGGGCCGAACCACACGCTGCGGCAGGCGGCCCGGCTGATGGCAGCCCGGCACGTCGGTGCGGCGGTGGTCCTCGACAGCGAGAGCCAGGGGTTCGGAATCCTGACCGAGCGCGATGTTCTTCGCTCGGTCGCCCTCGGGCAGGATCCTGACGTCGAGCTTGTCGGCGATCACGTGACGAGGGACGTCGTGGTCGCCGGCCCTGACTGGTCTCTGGACGAGGCCGCCGCGGCCATGCTGCGGGGTGGCTTCCGGCACCTGATCGTGACCTCGGGAGCCGAGGTCGAGGGTGTGCTCTCGATGCGAGACGTCGTCCGGTGCTGGAGTCGCCAGCGGGTCGCTGCCTGA
- a CDS encoding Crp/Fnr family transcriptional regulator codes for MHDTEAVTLLRATTLLKELDEEDLLRLASRSVTRRFRRGQVVFTEGEPADTLLVVASGRLKVLTKADDGRDHVLNIAGPKETLGELNIVEAGTRSASVEALEPSTALVLDRSAVWELVRERPAVAEQLIRALVAHVRRLTGANADLVFLDLPRRVAKLLLMRMREAGRPVIELGLTQTEIASLLGGSRQSVNQALREFERRAWILSEGQTITILQVDRLRRFAGD; via the coding sequence ATGCACGACACTGAGGCGGTCACCCTGCTGCGGGCGACCACGCTGCTAAAGGAACTCGACGAGGAGGACCTGCTCCGGCTGGCCAGCAGGTCGGTGACCCGGCGGTTCCGCCGGGGGCAGGTGGTCTTCACGGAAGGCGAGCCCGCGGACACACTGCTCGTGGTCGCCTCGGGCCGGCTGAAGGTGCTCACCAAGGCGGACGACGGCCGTGATCACGTTCTGAACATCGCGGGCCCGAAGGAGACCCTGGGCGAGCTCAACATCGTCGAGGCCGGGACACGCTCCGCGAGCGTCGAGGCGCTGGAACCGAGCACCGCGCTGGTGCTGGACCGCAGTGCCGTGTGGGAGCTCGTCCGGGAACGCCCGGCCGTCGCCGAGCAGCTCATCCGGGCTCTGGTCGCGCATGTGCGCCGACTGACCGGCGCGAACGCCGACCTGGTGTTCCTCGACCTGCCGCGCCGTGTCGCCAAGCTGCTGCTGATGCGGATGCGTGAGGCCGGCCGCCCGGTCATCGAGCTCGGGCTCACCCAGACCGAGATCGCCTCGCTGCTGGGTGGTTCACGGCAGTCGGTCAACCAGGCGCTGCGTGAGTTCGAGCGGCGCGCCTGGATCCTGTCCGAGGGGCAGACGATCACCATCCTGCAGGTCGACCGGCTTCGGCGCTTCGCCGGCGACTGA